Proteins encoded in a region of the Triticum dicoccoides isolate Atlit2015 ecotype Zavitan chromosome 3A, WEW_v2.0, whole genome shotgun sequence genome:
- the LOC119269569 gene encoding protein HESO1-like: MIELAPNNDVLEKCIKDILSQIKPADDDLNKRLSAIKELEVSMQPVAALKGAAAKPFGSFLSNLYSKSGDLDISVQLMNSSNLPINKKKKISILKAVRTALQRGGVYGYMEFIPQARVPVLQYVSNRFGISCDLSVDNYPGRIKSKIFYWISTLDERFGDMVLLIKEWAKAQNINDPKSGTLNSYSLCLLVLFHFQTCEPAILPPLEDIYEGNITEDFADMTLYNEEHLDEVCAANIAKFQSQNKEQRNESSLCHLLATFFHKFCHIDSLSSDVISTYTGQFKKIQDIPILRKKPYSLFVEDPVERPDNAARAVGERGLLLIASAFSDAKNKLASLEHTDRNDLLAMLSTPGVCSKLGGRVIANNYTNTPQRTRQHVINVGAKVSNNQPRLRAKGFTGSRPVKNPTQANTVQNPTQVNTDTAGRQTPGHHRNHDPPQVYANAAVHQPSRQPGLYTNHYPSSAYTSGRQTTGSYLSQSHPQAHTTWGPTGVPYENHNHQPAYTPVYQAAGPYYYPSQQQPHTSGFQTPGSYQNEYQSQSPVHTSGIQRPGPYNYHSQPQGHTTGVHMPGQYQNGCYNQLAYTAGQGSHQNWRGAQYTPGHQARYYRNGVTTRYEPVAGGLQNGPARARDSRSQGSSSRTEWRGSSQHQT; encoded by the exons ATGATTGAACTTGCCCCCAACAACGATGTGCTGGAGAAGTGCATTAAAGACATCCTCTCTCAAATAAAACCGGCAGATGATGATCTGAACAAAAGACTATCTGCAATTAAGGAGCTGGAAGTTTCCATGCAACCAGTTGCAGCCTTGAAAG GTGCTGCTGCAAAACCTTTCGGATCCTTTCTATCAAATCTAtactcaaaatcaggagatttgGATATATCAGTTCAGCTCATGAATAGCTCAAACCTTCCTATAAACAAGAAAAAGAAGATAAGTATCTTGAAAGCAGTAAGGACAGCTTTGCAAAGGGGAG GTGTTTATGGATATATGGAGTTCATTCCTCAAGCAAGAGTCCCAGTTCTTCAGTACGTGAGCAACCGCTTTGGCATTTCCTGCGATTTATCCGTTGATAACTACCCTGGTCGAATTAAATCCAAAATCTTCTACTGGATCAGTACTTTGGATGAGCGCTTTGGTGATATGGTTTTATTG ATCAAGGAGTGGGCAAAAGCTCAAAACATTAATGATCCAAAAAGTGGGACCCTGAACTCCTATTCGCTTTGCCTACTTGTTCTCTTTCATTTTCAG ACATGTGAGCCAGCAATCCTACCACCTTTGGAGGACATTTATGAAGGGAATATCACAGAAGATTTTGCAG ACATGACGCTTTATAATGAGGAACATCTTGACGAGGTTTGTGCTGCAAATATAGCAAAATTTCAAAGCCAGAACAAGGAACAAAGAAATGAAAGCTCTCTTTGTCATCTCCTTGCAACCTTTTTTCACAAG TTTTGTCACATTGACTCCCTTTCGAGTGATGTGATATCTACCTACACGGGTCAGTTCAAGAAGATTCAGGACATTCCAATTTTGAGGAAGAAACCCTATAGCTTGTTT GTCGAAGATCCAGTTGAGAGGCCTGATAATGCTGCTAGAGCGGTTGGTGAGAGAGGGCTCCTCCTAATTGCTAGCGCCTTCAGTGATGCTAAGAACAAGTTAGCTTCTCTCGAGCATACTGACCGAAACGACTTACTGGCAATGTTGTCCACACCTGGTGTTTGCTCAAAACTTGGTGGAAGAGTCATCGCTAACAATTATACAAATACCCCGCAAAGGACTCGACAACATGTAATCAACGTGGGAGCTAAGGTATCTAATAATCAACCTCGCCTCAGAGCCAAAGGATTTACAGGAAGCAGACCAGTCAAGAATCCTACTCAGGCAAACACTGTCCAGAATCCTACTCAGGTGAACACTGATACTGCAGGGCGCCAAACGCCAGGACACCACCGAAATCATGACCCTCCTCAGGTTTATGCTAACGCAGCAGTTCATCAGCCATCAAGACAGCCAGGGCTATACACAAACCATTATCCCTCATCGGCATATACTTCGGGCCGCCAAACAACAGGATCATACCTGAGTCAGAGCCATCCACAGGCGCACACTACATGGGGCCCGACAGGGGTACCATACGAGAATCATAATCATCAACCGGCGTATACCCCAGTGTACCAAGCAGCAGGGCCGTACTACTATCCGAGTCAACAGCAGCCTCATACAAGCGGGTTCCAAACACCAGGATCATACCAGAACGAGTATCAGAGTCAGTCGCCTGTTCATACAAGCGGGATCCAAAGGCCAGGACCATACAACTATCATAGTCAACCGCAGGGTCATACAACTGGGGTTCACATGCCAGGACAATACCAGAATGGATGTTACAATCAGCTGGCGTATACTGCAGGCCAAGGATCACACCAGAACTGGCGTGGGGCGCAATACACACCCGGCCATCAGGCGAGGTATTATAGGAATGGGGTGACTACAAGGTACGAGCCTGTTGCTGGAGGACTCCAGAATGGACCGGCACGGGCACGGGACTCGCGGTCGCAAGGCTCCTCAAGCCGTACGGAATGGCGAGGAAGCAGCCAACATCAGACCTGA